A part of Streptantibioticus cattleyicolor NRRL 8057 = DSM 46488 genomic DNA contains:
- a CDS encoding arylamine N-acetyltransferase family protein — protein MWNGERLDLDAYLDRLGYDGDRTPGLATLRALHRAHVLTLRWDNLDVILRGRVSLDLGDIQDKLVRRGRGGYCFEHVLLHAAALERLGFRFTGVQGRVLMGSDKIRPATHAMLVVEADGGRWLSDVGFGASPLEPLELVDGAGSEADGWRLLLREQEVTPGARGWALHQPGPDGGWMVRHTFTLDPQYPADYAMGNHFVATGDHSPFNRRPFLQRLFPDRLEQLDGRTLTTTRPHSPHPATVRELAPHEVPEVCRDVFGVELGRADAELVVARLRAADGGASAS, from the coding sequence ATGTGGAACGGCGAGCGACTCGACCTGGACGCCTACCTGGACCGCCTGGGGTACGACGGCGACCGCACCCCGGGCCTGGCGACGTTGCGGGCGCTGCACCGGGCCCACGTGCTCACCCTGCGCTGGGACAACCTGGACGTGATCCTGCGCGGCCGGGTCTCCCTGGACCTCGGTGACATCCAGGACAAGCTGGTGCGCCGGGGCCGGGGCGGCTACTGCTTCGAGCACGTGCTGCTCCACGCCGCCGCCCTGGAACGCCTCGGCTTCCGCTTCACCGGGGTGCAGGGGCGGGTCCTGATGGGTTCGGACAAGATCCGTCCGGCCACCCACGCGATGCTGGTGGTGGAGGCCGACGGGGGCCGCTGGCTGAGCGACGTGGGCTTCGGCGCCAGTCCGCTGGAGCCGCTGGAGCTGGTGGACGGCGCCGGCAGCGAGGCCGACGGCTGGCGGCTGCTGCTGCGCGAGCAGGAGGTCACCCCGGGTGCCCGTGGCTGGGCGCTCCACCAGCCCGGCCCCGACGGCGGCTGGATGGTCCGCCACACCTTCACCCTGGACCCGCAGTACCCGGCCGACTACGCCATGGGCAACCACTTCGTCGCCACCGGCGACCACTCGCCGTTCAACCGCCGTCCGTTCCTCCAGCGCCTCTTCCCGGACCGCCTCGAACAGCTCGACGGCCGCACGCTGACCACCACGCGCCCGCACTCCCCGCACCCCGCGACCGTACGGGAACTGGCCCCGCACGAGGTCCCCGAGGTGTGCCGGGACGTCTTCGGCGTCGAACTCGGCCGGGCGGACGCCGAGTTGGTGGTCGCCCGGCTCCGCGCGGCCGACGGCGGGGCGTCGGCGTCGTGA
- a CDS encoding methyltransferase family protein, with amino-acid sequence MRHVVDTALTWTLWVWVAAEFLLQARQWRHSARTERTEWLSFALFAVLIGGGVALAGPVGDAVPAVSYPAHGPVLRVTVLVVAWAGIALRLWAIVALGRFFRGTVHIQQGHRVVTSGPYRWVRHPAYSGLLLAGSAFAVLLGNGASWLLFAVCALVAVGYRIRVEERMLLDALGEEYRSYAARTRRLVPGVW; translated from the coding sequence ATGCGTCATGTCGTGGACACCGCCCTCACCTGGACGTTGTGGGTCTGGGTGGCCGCGGAGTTCCTGCTCCAGGCCCGCCAGTGGCGGCACAGCGCGCGTACCGAGCGCACCGAGTGGCTCAGTTTCGCGCTGTTCGCCGTGCTCATCGGCGGCGGGGTCGCCCTCGCCGGGCCGGTCGGGGACGCGGTGCCCGCGGTGTCGTATCCGGCGCACGGACCGGTGCTGCGGGTGACGGTGCTGGTGGTGGCGTGGGCCGGGATCGCGTTGCGGCTGTGGGCGATCGTGGCGCTGGGCCGGTTCTTCCGGGGCACGGTGCACATCCAGCAGGGCCACCGGGTGGTCACCTCGGGCCCTTACCGGTGGGTGCGGCACCCGGCGTACAGCGGTCTGCTGCTGGCCGGGTCGGCCTTCGCCGTGCTGCTGGGCAACGGCGCTTCCTGGCTGCTGTTCGCGGTGTGCGCGTTGGTCGCGGTGGGGTACCGGATCCGCGTGGAGGAGCGGATGCTGCTCGACGCGCTGGGCGAGGAGTACCGCTCGTACGCCGCCCGGACCCGGCGGCTGGTGCCCGGTGTGTGGTGA